Genomic segment of Candidatus Equadaptatus faecalis:
AACGTTCGACTTTGACAACTCAACGTCAATCCTCGACGTTGAAGAGCAGCTTGCAATCTATCAGCTCGAAAAACTTCGTTTTGCATTCCGTCCTGATGAAGTTGTAGACGTTATCTGCGAAGGTATTCCTGATGTCAACAAAGACCTTGGCGACGATTACAACCACGCCACAGTTCTTAAACTTGCACAGGACTGCCAGAAAGCCTACACGAAGCTCTTTATGAAAGGTTACGTTGCAGCTGACAGCAGCAAAGAAGCCAAACAGGCCGAATGGATGGCAACAGCAGACTGGAAAGAATTTGCCACGAAGATGCGTTTCCTCTATGATGCAATCGGTGACAACTTCGATGTTTCAGTATCATATCCTTGGATCACCTACTGGTTCACAGGCATGACCCCTGCACAGATTCAGAGACTTGCGACAGAATCACACGTCTACTACACGCAGAAATCACGCGCAGACGCGAAATTCTGGCAGAAAGTTGTCTGGGAATCACCGAAAGGCTACAAATCAAAAGCCGGACAGGTTAAAATTAAATTCAACCAGGGTATCAACGTTTCACCGGAACTTGCTGAACTCTATCAGTGCCTCAAAGCAAACGGCATTGACGTTTGGATTTGCTCAGCTTCCTATATCGACGTTATTATCCCGTGCGCAACGCTTGACATCTTTGGTCTTAAAGGTGCAGTCACAGGCGTAACGGCCATGACGAACATCTACAAAGACGGCGTTATGACGCACAAATATGACTATGATTTCCATGCCCAGACACAGGGTATCGGTAAATCACTCACAATCGAAAAAATCATTGCCCCGCGTTACAAAGGACATGGCCCGATCCTCGTCTGCTGCGACTCACAGGGTGACTTCAACTTCTGCTCAGAATGGAAAGACACCAAAGTCGTAGTCTGCCTTAACAGACAGCGCAAAGACGACGCAGGTCTCTTCGCGGCAGCAGCAATTTGGCAGAACGAAAACAATATCGACCTCGCCAAAGCAGTTGCCATGGGCGATGCACGCTTCTGCCTCCAGGGCCGCAACGAAAACGGCGGTTACCTCTGGCCGGAAACAGCCTGCCATCTCCTCGCGAAAGGCAAAGGCGTTCTCCACAAAAAAGCAGAAGGCTGGCTTGATCAGCTCCGCGCCGGAACGTCAATCAAAGACCTTATCAACAACAACTCAAAACTCAAAGGCAAACCGGATCAGTTCGTCGGTTACAAAGTCCGTTAGTTTTAAGTTAAACTAAGGCTTTAAGAGGAACCCGCAGGGGTTCCTCTTTTTATTGTTTCGTCTGCCGGATAAAGCTTGCTTGCCTATTGTACCAAGAGAGGGCAACGGCTTAGTGCTTGGCTTTGTAAAAAAGATTACTTTCGCTGTTAAATTCTATTGGGATAAATATCTTGTTACGGTGTGCCTATTGTGTACAAAAAAACGGACTGCATTAGGCAGCCCGTTTTTTATGTTTAAATTTGTTTGTTATGCTATTGCTTTTTTAAGTGCTTCAAGGAATTTTACGCAGTCGTCAGGATAAATTTCTCCCATGTTTGCGACCTGGAACATTCCCTGTGCTTCGAACGCGCCTTTGCCTTTATAGACGGTGTAGCCTGCATCTCCCAAATCAGAGATGAATTTGTCAAGGCTCTTGCCTTCCGGAAGGAATACTGACGTAACTGTATTGGACATGTATTTGTTTTCAAGAAGGAAACGAAGTCCCATTTCTTTCATTCCGTCGCGGAGTATTTTGGCACATTTCTGATAACGCTCGATTCTTCCGGCGAGTGTTTCATCTTCAATGATGTTTGTGAGAGCAACGTTGAGTGCCCAAAAAAGCGTTACGTTCGGCGTGTTCGGCGTCTGCGATTTTGCCTTTGCTATCGCGTAATGTTTGCCGAGGTTGAGATAAACGTTCTTTCCCATTTCAGGCGTGATCTGTTTGAGAACGTCTTCTTTGGCGCAGATGTATGCCGAGCCTGGGAAAGCGCCGACGCATTTTCCGCCGACAGATGACGTAAAGGTTATGTTGTTTTTCACGACGTCAATGTTCTGCCCGCCGGCTGCCGAAACAGTGTCAACGTAGAACCATTTGCCGTATTTTGCGCAGAGCTGTCCGACTTCATAGACAGGATTGACCATGCAGGTTGAGGTTTCGTGGAAAACCATGGCTACAACCTTGACTTCGGGATTTGCTTTGAGAGCTTCCTCAACTTTTGCGAGATCAGGGTATTCTGCCCATGCGAACTCGCAGTCGATTGTAGGAACGGCGTATTTGTCGAGAATTTCTTTGAGACGGTTGCCGAATTCACCGTTGCGGATAAGAAGTGCCTTTTCACCTGCTTTAAAGCAGCTGGAAAGCACTGTTTCGTTTGCCGACGTTCCGGAGCCGGAAACTATTACCGAGTAATAACTGTCATCCGCGTTGAACAGTTTAAGAATTTTTGCCTGAGTATCTCTGAACATTTCTTCAAATTCAGGGCTGCGATGGCAGATATCATAGTGGAGAAGCGACTGACGGACGTTGTCCTTTACCATTACAGGACCCGGGCTGAAAAGCATTGTTTTTGACATGGTGTTTCTCTCCTTTATTTGATTTTGTCCCTGTGCATCATGAAATTTCCGTGCGTACGCAGGTGTTAAAAACTAATTTTCGATCCAGTTCTTTGCTCTTTCTACTGCTCTGTGCCAGTTGTACATGAGACTGTCGCGTTCATCCTGGCTCATGTGCGGTTCAATGTGGCGGGCAAGCTCCCAATGGCTTGGAATTTCGTCAATTGATTTGAAATCGCCGATGCCGAGAGCTGACATGTAAGCGGCTCCAAGTGCCGTGGTCTCGTTGATTTTCGGAAGGTCAATTGGAATACCGAGTATGTCAGCCTGAAACTGCATCAGGAAGTTGTTTACGGTTGCACCGCCATCGCAGCGCATGACAGTAATGGGGACCTTCGAGTCTTTTTCCATGACGTCAAGAATGTCTTTAACCTGATATGCGGTTGATTCCAGCGTTGCGCGGACGATGTGTTCGCGCGTTGTCCCGCCTGTGATTCCCACCATTGTTCCGCGTGCGTAGGAATCCCAGTGCGGTGCGGCGAGACCTGTAAAGGCAGGAACAAAGAATACTCCGCCGGTATCTTTGATGCTTGTTGCCATAGCTTCGGTTTCTGACGCGCTGTTAATAATTTTAAGTCCGTCTCTTAACCACTGCGTAGCAGCTCCTGTGATGTAAACGCCGCCGTCAAGCGCAAAGGTAAGCTTGCCGTCGAGCTGCCAGGCGACGGTGGTAACAATGCCGTTGGAGTACACCGGTTTGTCGCCTGTGTTCATAAACATGAAACAGCCTGTGCCGTAGGTCGTTTTAATTGTTCCCTGATTGAGGCATGCCTGACCGAAAAGCGCTGCCTGCTGGTCGTTGAGAATGCCTGAAATAGGAATGTCTGCGCCGCCGAAATCAAGCGGATCGGTGTGTCCGTATATCTGAGCACTGTTGCATATTGTTGGCAGTATTGATTTATCAATATCAAATAATGCCAAAACATCATCGTCCCACTGACCTGTGTGTATATTAAGAAGCATGGTGCGCGACGCTGTTGAGGCATCCGTAACGTGTACGCGGCCGTGAGTCATTTTCCAGACCATCCACGCGTCCATATTTCCTTCAAGAAGACGCCCCTGTTTAAGAAGAACTTTCGCTTCAGGCACGTTATCAAGAACCCATTTTATTTTTGTTGCTGAGAAATAGGCATCAGGATTGAGCCCCGTTCTTTCGCGGATCAGTTCCCCTGATTTTTCTGCAAGCTGATCGGCATAACGCGCAGTTCTTCTGTCCTGCCATACGATTGCGT
This window contains:
- a CDS encoding alanine--glyoxylate aminotransferase family protein, whose product is MSKTMLFSPGPVMVKDNVRQSLLHYDICHRSPEFEEMFRDTQAKILKLFNADDSYYSVIVSGSGTSANETVLSSCFKAGEKALLIRNGEFGNRLKEILDKYAVPTIDCEFAWAEYPDLAKVEEALKANPEVKVVAMVFHETSTCMVNPVYEVGQLCAKYGKWFYVDTVSAAGGQNIDVVKNNITFTSSVGGKCVGAFPGSAYICAKEDVLKQITPEMGKNVYLNLGKHYAIAKAKSQTPNTPNVTLFWALNVALTNIIEDETLAGRIERYQKCAKILRDGMKEMGLRFLLENKYMSNTVTSVFLPEGKSLDKFISDLGDAGYTVYKGKGAFEAQGMFQVANMGEIYPDDCVKFLEALKKAIA
- the glpK gene encoding glycerol kinase GlpK, which encodes MAAKKYYLALDQGTTGSTAILFDEKWRLAARGYKETTQIYPQPGWVEHDPIEIWQSMLVAIQEALDKAGATVSQIASLGLDHEGESIVLWDKLTGQPVYNAIVWQDRRTARYADQLAEKSGELIRERTGLNPDAYFSATKIKWVLDNVPEAKVLLKQGRLLEGNMDAWMVWKMTHGRVHVTDASTASRTMLLNIHTGQWDDDVLALFDIDKSILPTICNSAQIYGHTDPLDFGGADIPISGILNDQQAALFGQACLNQGTIKTTYGTGCFMFMNTGDKPVYSNGIVTTVAWQLDGKLTFALDGGVYITGAATQWLRDGLKIINSASETEAMATSIKDTGGVFFVPAFTGLAAPHWDSYARGTMVGITGGTTREHIVRATLESTAYQVKDILDVMEKDSKVPITVMRCDGGATVNNFLMQFQADILGIPIDLPKINETTALGAAYMSALGIGDFKSIDEIPSHWELARHIEPHMSQDERDSLMYNWHRAVERAKNWIEN